Genomic window (Trichomycterus rosablanca isolate fTriRos1 chromosome 16, fTriRos1.hap1, whole genome shotgun sequence):
GTTGGCATAAATGTACTTATTTTTGCATAATAAATCACACATTGTGAAAGCTTTATGTTGATGAATGTACCGAATGTACAGTGATTCTGGCTGGAAAAGGATCCTTACTTGTGTATGTGAAGATCACATAGCTGGTAAAACATCTGTCTGTAAGGGGGCAGCATTCCTTTTCGGAAAATGTACGCTGACTCCTAAAACAAAGAGATGGAAATATGAAACTGCAGCATCGTCTGAACTGTAAGATGGGATTATTTCTGAAACAAACACATTAGCTTGtattataagataagataagataatcctttattagtgccacagtggggaaattcacagtgttacagcagcgatTATACTCCAGCAGTTACCATAGTGTTACTGTAGTACCATTGGACTGTATTATTCTAACAAATCAAACTTTATCTGACTTTAGTTAAGTGTTTAAAGAAAATGTGCAGGGTGCCAACCTTCAGCATGTATTTAGTGGAAGGGTGTATAGAACTGGAAGCACCATCCTGAGTGATTTCTTTCAGACTAGCTGGCTGAGGAGCTAAAGAGAGAAAATAATCAAGCAAAAGTTTAATAAGccaagttattttatttattaggcgGCTATAAAGACTACGTGTGTCAGCCAAGGTGCCGGGTAATAAACAAGGTGATATAACAACTGAGAATAATCCAAAACTAATATGAATAAAGTGAAATTTCACAAATCCAAACAAGACAACATTAAAATACAAGAACCATAAAGCAtaacaattaattaaaaaaaacacacatttagaaACCTGATACATAGAATACATACTAAGAAAAAATACGTTTTTTAGTTAGAATTATCAGTGTTCATTTTTACGAGATATTATCACAAAGGGTAAACTGTTCCATAATTCTGGGGGCGGCAGCAAAACCAAAGATCTAGTgatacaacaaaagcaaaatcaTCCAAAACATCAGTAGCTAAAAGTAAAGGAAAGATCGTACTATATTTATCTGGTGACATCTGCTGGTCAAGCAGATGTATTGGATGCCAGACCACGAGTGGAGctgattacatttattaaatgtaatttattaaatgtaattcattTGTTTACCTGATTTATTGATTGAGGTTGGAAGGGTGTACTCGTAGGCACTTCTTTTAGCTTTCACTGGCATCTCATTCACTCCATATCCTAGAGGGAGAAAGATACAGAACAACAACTATTCTGGTGTAAATCTTAACCCATCTGTATTTATCAATTGCTTTATAGTGAGTAtataacattattatgtatattattcattaattagctgctttatttattccattacagtaaaaacaacaaatctatATCATGTATGCAGTATGACTTCCTCACCATTTCTCATTCCACATCGGATCCTGAAGTCCAAAACCTGGTAGATTTTCGCTTCTGGGTTTTTACGTGGATCATATCTATACCTCACCCACAGACTCCTCCATGGTCCAGTCAGCtaatacacataatacacataatgTTATGCTATGGAATAACAAAAAAGTGATTAAAAAGTAATTAGTCATTGGCAGATGcattgtcagtgtgctctcagtgccggtcccaaggccagataaaaataggagggttgtgatGGGAAGGGTATTTTAGGCAATAAAAATagatgtaaatgaatgtaaattttCTGACAGTCCGACCCAGTAAGAAATCCGACATGAGGGTCAATTAAGAGTGTCAGAACTACTGCAGAAACAATACAAACTCGACTTAAGCAGTAAACTGGAATTAAGCACCCAGGTGATTTCTTTCTTACCATGTAATAGGCTACGTAGGGGAGCAGGAGCTTCAGTTTTTCCGGGTGAATGTTGATGTTGGCTTTGACGGCGTTGCGGGACCATACAGGTCGTTTCTCAAACAGCTGTGAGCAGAAACACGGTAAAAGTAAATTGAACGTACAGTCTAATATTAAAGTTTTCTATAAAATATGATCTTCTGACTGCAGGTAAAACTGTAGAAAAATAAGTCCTTACAGATGATTTGGACAGATGCTAATACGTCACAGGCATGTTTTTAAAACTTACCTTTCTCATGTCCTCCTCTGCTTTGTGATCACTGTGATGGATCGCGCTCTTCTTCCAGTTAAGCTTTGCAGCTTCCAGCGGCTCGTCTGGCACCGTTATTTCTTCAAAGCTAACAAAAATGGCATTGTGGGCTCTCCGGGCACGGGTTGGACCGATCAGGTTTTCTTTAGACAGTGTAGGCGCCATGTATCCCTCCCTGAGATATAGaattgatttaaaaacaaaggCAGTGAGCTTCACATCAGACCTTAATACATTAGCTCATCCCAGAAATGGGGTGCAGGGCATGTTGGGGGCAAGCTAGGAAAAAAAGAAGTGCAACATATGGACCTTTCTTTTTGAGAACAGGCTTATTAATGCCTACCTGTGTGTCCCATCTGGCCTGTAGTAGTAATTCACCGGGTTGTCCAGACGAGAGAAGATGGGCGGTGGTATGAACAGCGGCACAGGCCGGTCGAAGAAGTCCTTCTTTTCAGGTTTGTTTAAAATGATCTTGTCGTACAACGAAACCTGGGATCCATCCGGCTCATTGTGCATAGCAAGGAACTGAAAGTCGGCcattcctttaaaaaaaaagaaccagTTGATAATTTGGCACAATTTCTTGTACTAATGAAAGGTGTGTGGACCAAGGGGTGCACCTTGAAATTTGTACGTGGTTTCTATGAGGCCCAGGATCTCCATTGTGACGTGAGATTCCCCGGTGCTTTTGCGTGTCCTGCGTCTCACTTTGATGAGCAGGTTGGAGGAAGAAAAGCGAT
Coding sequences:
- the gtf3c5 gene encoding general transcription factor 3C polypeptide 5 gives rise to the protein MVFNSLMSVMNETENKHCSAAEAGSKSKDAATLDLTKNRLVCVEYPALFNNVDKMLETIGGEQGLSKTYADPSKRLELCYRPKDPYCHPLCGNRFSSSNLLIKVRRRTRKSTGESHVTMEILGLIETTYKFQGMADFQFLAMHNEPDGSQVSLYDKIILNKPEKKDFFDRPVPLFIPPPIFSRLDNPVNYYYRPDGTHREGYMAPTLSKENLIGPTRARRAHNAIFVSFEEITVPDEPLEAAKLNWKKSAIHHSDHKAEEDMRKLFEKRPVWSRNAVKANINIHPEKLKLLLPYVAYYMLTGPWRSLWVRYRYDPRKNPEAKIYQVLDFRIRCGMRNGYGVNEMPVKAKRSAYEYTLPTSINKSAPQPASLKEITQDGASSSIHPSTKYMLKESAYIFRKGMLPPYRQMFYQLCDLHIHKIQEIIHKNDGAEEVCDERDGWCLPRTADELRNILSSMISQVVKSKKSALSSPKLEPVRAGRKMEENNGDEDDFYDYDDDDDNDDDEEYKASEGSENEMETEMLDYM